A portion of the Corynebacterium heidelbergense genome contains these proteins:
- a CDS encoding Abi family protein → MDKRRLTYDEQVKLLQERGLTVKDTASAAEFLSRVNYYRFSGYFRYWQIAPKAGNNRFLDDSSFEVIQRLYEAEQKLVAVCDEVLHPIEVLLRTRFAYYYAQCVGAVGAFARGDGFTQSPSPDEERVEEHALSNLDRSKETFVSHYRDEIKAGKAYSVEAYARMPIWVAVEAFSFGSLSRLIEASGKSGVLEGMASSMNVSPSRLPSQVRSFVYLRNRNAHCAKLWNHAVIDRPGLLPNIARRAKRDHRPFLDHSIYKIFVALDQVATKTGLQPDWLAKRVEPILASNALLAAGIANPAHYGEMPPQLLTGND, encoded by the coding sequence ATGGATAAGCGTCGGCTTACTTACGACGAACAGGTCAAATTGCTTCAAGAACGAGGTTTGACCGTCAAAGACACCGCATCAGCAGCCGAATTCCTTTCTCGAGTAAACTATTACCGGTTCTCGGGATATTTCCGTTACTGGCAGATCGCCCCAAAGGCGGGTAACAATCGCTTCCTCGACGATTCATCCTTTGAAGTGATCCAGCGTCTCTATGAAGCCGAACAAAAGCTGGTTGCGGTGTGCGACGAAGTCCTCCATCCGATCGAGGTTCTCCTGAGGACCCGGTTCGCCTACTACTACGCCCAATGTGTCGGAGCGGTCGGAGCGTTCGCTAGAGGTGACGGATTCACCCAATCTCCTAGTCCTGATGAGGAACGTGTCGAAGAACATGCGCTGTCGAACCTGGATCGAAGCAAGGAGACCTTCGTGTCTCACTACCGCGATGAGATCAAAGCCGGCAAGGCTTACAGCGTAGAGGCGTACGCACGCATGCCCATCTGGGTAGCGGTCGAGGCCTTCTCGTTTGGAAGCCTGTCTAGGCTCATCGAGGCCTCGGGGAAGTCCGGAGTACTGGAGGGCATGGCATCATCGATGAACGTTTCTCCAAGTAGACTGCCGAGCCAAGTCCGGTCATTCGTCTACCTACGCAATCGCAACGCCCACTGCGCGAAACTGTGGAACCACGCTGTCATCGACCGTCCAGGGCTCCTCCCCAACATCGCCCGACGAGCCAAACGAGACCACCGCCCGTTCCTCGATCACTCGATCTACAAGATTTTTGTCGCACTCGACCAAGTCGCCACCAAAACCGGTCTCCAGCCGGATTGGCTCGCCAAGCGCGTCGAACCAATACTCGCCTCCAATGCCCTCCTCGCCGCAGGCATCGCAAATCCAGCCCACTACGGTGAAATGCCACCACAACTACTCACCGGCAACGACTAG
- a CDS encoding serine/threonine-protein kinase, whose product MTNTPHAPLGSEPDPQDPLIAALSKTLELSNFTVIGRGGMGVVYRAWDDELDRPVAIKVITERALYTEGGRQRFRQEMRILARVHHHAIVSVHRAGQLENGLAFFQMDYIEGGNLAQLIANRSVNNDRLTASEAIHLLSPIAEALDYLHSAEKPIIHRDVKPGNILIPFEQGWGPASVLTDFGISLTEDETRMTSAGTIIGTDQYMAPELFAHGTFSEAPPVSSSSGADRYAFALVVLELLTLRPLRSVMSDEAWRFHRVFPGVSSNEIAPADAPAAAAISSVFTRALSNEPSDRHPTATAFLEDLARASAATAPSTFIPADELQKMEPPRPALPPVRPAGAQMAVPFAAPPKRRKWVRPLIAAGTVAGVALAAAVAYPTVIRPAWPAEAKNMASEFPQVLPDRQRGTGWNNTKCQTAQLQPSERARILCTGNNTTLAAVDYGSGDWRNRVVGDTANATHMSNGTCAVDVMDVPGNALHTIAVLPEDALSRYAFLISGPQINKDQLTLPVC is encoded by the coding sequence ATGACCAACACCCCCCACGCTCCGCTCGGCTCTGAGCCGGACCCCCAAGACCCCCTCATCGCCGCCCTTTCGAAAACGCTTGAGTTATCCAACTTCACGGTGATCGGGCGGGGCGGGATGGGCGTGGTCTACCGAGCGTGGGATGACGAACTTGACCGGCCCGTCGCCATCAAGGTCATCACCGAACGAGCCCTCTACACCGAGGGCGGGCGCCAGCGTTTCCGACAGGAGATGCGGATTCTTGCTCGCGTTCATCACCACGCGATTGTTTCCGTCCACCGGGCTGGTCAGTTAGAAAATGGCCTCGCGTTCTTCCAGATGGACTACATCGAAGGTGGCAACCTGGCTCAACTGATTGCTAACCGCAGTGTGAATAATGACCGGCTGACGGCGTCCGAAGCCATACATCTTTTGAGCCCCATCGCCGAGGCCCTGGACTACCTCCATAGCGCCGAAAAACCGATCATCCACCGTGACGTAAAGCCCGGGAATATCCTGATCCCTTTCGAACAGGGTTGGGGCCCCGCGAGTGTTCTCACGGATTTCGGTATCAGCCTCACGGAGGACGAAACCAGGATGACCTCCGCCGGGACCATCATCGGCACCGACCAATACATGGCACCGGAGCTTTTTGCCCACGGGACGTTCTCCGAAGCGCCGCCCGTGTCCTCCTCAAGTGGTGCGGACCGATACGCCTTCGCGTTGGTGGTTCTGGAATTGCTTACTCTGCGCCCCCTTCGCTCGGTTATGAGCGATGAGGCGTGGCGCTTTCACCGGGTCTTTCCGGGGGTTAGTAGCAACGAAATCGCCCCGGCGGATGCGCCCGCTGCCGCTGCCATTTCAAGCGTGTTCACCCGGGCGCTTAGCAACGAACCGTCGGATCGCCATCCCACCGCCACGGCGTTCTTGGAGGATCTCGCACGTGCGAGCGCCGCGACGGCACCCTCCACGTTCATCCCCGCCGACGAGCTGCAGAAGATGGAGCCGCCCCGCCCGGCGCTCCCACCAGTACGCCCGGCCGGGGCACAGATGGCCGTTCCTTTCGCCGCGCCGCCCAAGCGCCGGAAATGGGTTCGGCCCCTCATCGCCGCTGGCACCGTGGCTGGAGTGGCGCTTGCGGCGGCCGTGGCATATCCCACCGTGATCCGCCCTGCCTGGCCCGCAGAAGCAAAGAACATGGCCTCCGAATTCCCCCAGGTGCTTCCCGATCGCCAACGCGGCACAGGGTGGAACAACACCAAATGCCAAACCGCCCAGTTACAGCCCTCGGAGCGCGCTCGGATTCTGTGCACCGGAAACAACACCACGCTCGCGGCCGTGGATTATGGCAGCGGTGATTGGCGCAATCGTGTCGTCGGCGATACGGCTAATGCCACCCACATGTCGAACGGGACGTGCGCGGTGGATGTGATGGACGTTCCCGGCAATGCCCTGCACACAATCGCCGTGCTTCCCGAAGATGCGCTGAGCCGTTATGCCTTCCTCATCTCGGGGCCGCAGATCAATAAGGATCAACTGACTTTGCCGGTGTGCTGA
- the dcd gene encoding dCTP deaminase, which yields MLLSDRDLRAAIASGDLRIEPHTDDLIQPSSVDVRLDRLFRVFNNSRYTHIDPKLPQEELTTEVEVDGEDPFILHPGEFVLGATLERFSIPAHLAGRLEGKSSLGRLGLLTHSTAGFIDPGFSGHITLELSNTANLPIALYPGMKIGQLALFRLTSPAEAPYGTGTLGSKYQGQRGPTPSKAYLNFI from the coding sequence GTGCTTCTCTCCGACCGTGACCTCCGAGCCGCCATCGCCTCCGGTGACCTGCGCATCGAACCGCACACCGATGACCTCATCCAGCCGTCCAGCGTGGACGTGCGCCTGGACCGGCTGTTTCGGGTTTTCAACAACTCCCGGTACACCCACATCGACCCGAAGCTCCCGCAGGAGGAACTGACCACCGAGGTGGAGGTGGACGGCGAAGATCCCTTCATCCTCCACCCCGGGGAGTTCGTCCTCGGCGCCACGCTGGAGCGGTTCTCCATCCCCGCCCACCTGGCCGGCCGGCTGGAGGGAAAGTCCTCCCTGGGGCGGCTCGGTCTGCTTACGCACTCGACCGCGGGCTTCATCGACCCCGGCTTTAGCGGGCACATCACCCTAGAACTTTCCAACACTGCGAATCTTCCGATTGCCCTGTACCCGGGCATGAAAATCGGCCAGCTCGCCCTCTTCAGGCTGACGAGCCCTGCCGAAGCCCCCTATGGCACAGGTACCCTTGGATCGAAATACCAAGGCCAGCGTGGACCCACCCCGTCCAAGGCCTATTTGAATTTCATCTAA
- a CDS encoding ABC transporter ATP-binding protein: MITFEDVSVHYPGTAAPAVKSFDFEVPSGSITTLLGSSGCGKTTLLKCINRLVTPTGGRVLIDGEDVADKDPVKLRRSIGYVLQNSGLLPHRTVLDNIATVLRLNGVAKSEAAERALGAAELVNLYPELLDRYPRQLSGGQQQRVSVARALAADPNILLMDEPFGAVDPIVRRSLQEQLLDLQARLGKTIVLVTHDVSEAMTLGDQVALLAEGGELAQSGTPQELAAHPANDFVRDFLGFHNRNLTVRSIDGAELVVDARGAVVGVLGGVPNKQGGE, encoded by the coding sequence GTGATCACATTCGAGGACGTTTCCGTCCACTACCCCGGCACCGCCGCGCCGGCTGTCAAAAGCTTCGATTTTGAGGTCCCGTCCGGCAGCATCACCACCTTGCTGGGAAGCTCCGGCTGCGGCAAGACCACGCTGCTGAAGTGCATCAACCGCCTTGTCACCCCCACGGGGGGCAGGGTCCTCATCGACGGTGAGGACGTCGCGGACAAAGACCCGGTAAAGCTGCGCCGCTCGATCGGCTACGTGCTGCAGAATTCTGGTCTGCTGCCCCACCGGACGGTCCTGGACAACATTGCCACCGTCCTGCGGCTCAATGGCGTGGCAAAAAGCGAAGCCGCCGAGCGTGCCCTAGGGGCTGCGGAACTGGTGAACCTGTACCCGGAGCTGCTCGACCGCTACCCGCGCCAACTCTCCGGCGGCCAGCAGCAGCGCGTGAGCGTGGCCCGCGCCCTGGCGGCCGACCCCAACATCCTGCTTATGGACGAACCCTTCGGCGCCGTGGACCCCATCGTCCGCCGCTCCCTGCAGGAACAGCTCCTCGACCTGCAGGCCCGCCTGGGCAAAACCATCGTGCTCGTGACCCACGATGTCTCGGAGGCCATGACGCTGGGTGACCAGGTAGCCCTCCTCGCCGAGGGTGGGGAGCTCGCCCAGAGCGGCACTCCCCAGGAGTTGGCCGCCCACCCGGCCAACGATTTCGTCCGGGATTTCCTCGGTTTCCATAACCGAAATCTCACCGTGCGCAGTATCGATGGTGCAGAACTGGTGGTCGACGCACGCGGCGCTGTGGTGGGTGTGCTTGGGGGCGTCCCCAATAAACAGGGCGGCGAGTAA
- a CDS encoding ABC transporter permease has translation MSNIINFEWITTNWDVILDLAIAHAGLAIPAIVGTFILAVPIGWLAHRAGQSRRWRPARASIILLTGVLFGIPSLALFVLLPVILGTSILSSLNVVIALLIYGVALQTRVVAEGFDANDNRATEAADALGYSRARRFWAVDLPLAGPSILAGMRVVSASTISLVSVGTLIGVGSLGDLLTAGFQRNFPTQILVGILATVALAILFDLALVLVGRLVMPWRTKAGL, from the coding sequence ATGTCCAACATCATCAATTTCGAGTGGATCACAACGAACTGGGATGTGATCCTGGATTTGGCGATCGCTCATGCGGGGCTGGCGATACCCGCCATTGTGGGCACGTTTATCCTCGCTGTTCCCATTGGCTGGCTGGCCCATCGGGCGGGGCAATCGCGCCGCTGGCGGCCGGCCCGTGCGTCCATCATCTTGTTGACGGGCGTGCTTTTTGGCATTCCCTCCCTGGCGTTATTCGTGTTGCTTCCGGTTATTTTGGGCACATCCATTCTCAGCTCTTTGAATGTGGTCATTGCTCTGCTTATCTATGGCGTGGCCCTGCAAACCCGGGTCGTCGCCGAGGGGTTCGACGCCAACGACAACCGCGCCACCGAAGCCGCCGACGCATTGGGATACTCCCGCGCCCGCAGGTTTTGGGCAGTGGACCTGCCCCTTGCTGGTCCCTCCATCCTGGCGGGAATGCGGGTGGTCAGCGCCTCCACTATCAGCTTGGTGTCCGTGGGAACGCTCATCGGGGTGGGCAGCTTAGGGGACTTGCTCACCGCGGGTTTCCAGCGCAACTTCCCCACCCAGATTCTCGTCGGGATCCTGGCCACCGTGGCCCTCGCAATTCTTTTTGATCTAGCCCTCGTCCTGGTGGGCAGACTCGTCATGCCCTGGCGCACGAAAGCGGGGCTATAG
- a CDS encoding ABC transporter permease — protein sequence MIQHAFGLLTDPSAWGGPTGFGQRIAEHLWLSLIALIPAILIGVPLGAAIGHTGKGRGLAVGTTGAMRALPSLGLLTVLALLIPSGIANAWIPSTIVLLILAIPPILAGTYSGIEAIGQDIVQASRAIGHTELQTLGKVEMPLAGASIVDGIRSATLQVIATTTICAYLGTGGLGRLLIDGLATRNYPQVVAGAVLVIGVVVAVELILLGLVYLLRRRR from the coding sequence ATGATTCAACACGCTTTCGGATTGCTCACCGACCCCTCCGCGTGGGGTGGGCCCACCGGTTTCGGTCAGCGCATTGCCGAACACCTGTGGCTTAGCCTCATTGCCCTTATCCCGGCGATTCTCATCGGTGTTCCCCTCGGGGCCGCGATTGGGCACACGGGTAAGGGCCGGGGACTTGCAGTGGGGACCACGGGGGCCATGCGGGCCCTGCCCTCCCTGGGGCTGCTCACCGTTCTCGCGTTGCTGATTCCCAGTGGTATTGCCAACGCGTGGATCCCCTCCACCATCGTGCTGCTCATTTTGGCAATACCGCCCATTCTGGCGGGAACCTATTCCGGCATCGAGGCCATTGGCCAGGATATCGTTCAGGCCTCCCGGGCCATCGGCCACACAGAATTGCAAACGCTAGGTAAAGTTGAGATGCCGCTGGCCGGAGCGTCCATCGTCGATGGAATCCGGTCCGCCACCCTGCAGGTCATCGCCACCACGACGATCTGCGCCTACCTGGGAACCGGTGGGCTGGGCCGACTACTCATCGATGGCCTGGCCACCCGCAACTATCCGCAGGTTGTCGCCGGGGCCGTCCTGGTCATCGGCGTGGTCGTGGCGGTCGAGCTCATTCTGCTTGGGCTGGTCTACCTGCTGCGCAGGCGCCGCTGA
- a CDS encoding ABC transporter substrate-binding protein produces the protein MRITPRTHTSHTAGVANRAPHSGAETGQARGKALRSLSLSAAIFLLAGSAAACGNNDPLQENTQNDASTVTVGSANFPESQIIAELYSQAIADEGVETKINGGIGARDVYLSALEKGDIDIVPEYTGNLAQYYAKNAGKQDLLAPGATAQQVEDAVRQVLPQKLEAGKPAEAESKDAYRVTKETADKYGLVSLGDLAKMSQSTNINIGGNPELAQRPYGPEGLSSVYGIDKGKLKVTPISDGGGPLTVAALQDKTVQVADIYSTSPVLDRDGNKVDVVTLQDPKNLILAQNVLPVMRQGGLDDRARKAITEVQEKLTTEDLLAMNERNVGKEKAEPSKIAKDWLEEKGLTK, from the coding sequence ATGAGAATTACCCCTCGCACCCACACCAGCCACACCGCCGGGGTTGCCAACCGGGCCCCGCATTCCGGAGCGGAAACCGGGCAGGCCCGTGGCAAAGCCCTGCGTTCCCTTTCCCTCAGCGCGGCGATATTCCTTCTCGCCGGTTCCGCCGCAGCGTGCGGAAACAACGATCCCCTGCAGGAAAACACGCAAAACGATGCCTCTACGGTGACCGTGGGTTCCGCCAACTTCCCCGAAAGCCAAATCATCGCCGAGCTGTACAGCCAGGCCATTGCGGATGAGGGTGTGGAAACCAAGATCAACGGCGGCATCGGCGCGCGCGATGTGTACCTATCCGCCCTGGAAAAGGGCGATATCGATATCGTCCCGGAATACACCGGCAATCTCGCGCAGTACTACGCCAAGAATGCGGGCAAGCAAGACCTGCTAGCCCCCGGCGCTACCGCGCAGCAGGTGGAAGATGCAGTGCGCCAGGTGTTGCCGCAAAAGCTGGAGGCCGGCAAGCCGGCGGAGGCCGAATCGAAAGACGCCTACCGGGTAACGAAAGAAACAGCAGACAAATACGGCCTGGTTTCCCTTGGGGATCTAGCCAAGATGAGCCAGTCGACGAACATCAACATCGGCGGCAACCCGGAGTTGGCACAGCGGCCCTATGGTCCGGAGGGGTTGTCCAGCGTGTACGGCATCGATAAGGGCAAGCTGAAGGTCACGCCCATTTCCGATGGTGGCGGGCCCCTGACCGTCGCCGCGCTGCAGGATAAGACGGTGCAGGTCGCGGATATCTACTCCACGTCGCCGGTATTGGATCGGGACGGCAATAAAGTGGATGTGGTGACGCTGCAAGATCCCAAGAACCTCATCCTCGCCCAAAACGTTCTGCCCGTGATGCGCCAAGGGGGCCTAGACGATAGGGCTAGGAAGGCGATCACGGAAGTGCAGGAGAAACTAACCACCGAGGATCTGCTGGCGATGAATGAGCGCAATGTGGGCAAGGAAAAGGCGGAGCCGTCGAAGATCGCCAAGGATTGGCTGGAGGAAAAGGGCCTCACGAAGTAG
- a CDS encoding UDP-glucose dehydrogenase family protein, whose product MQMTVFGTGYLGATHAACMAELGHNVLGVDVDEAKIASLTKGEVPFFEPGLQDILTRNIQAGRLRFTTDYREAAEFANVHFIGVGTPQKKGSNAADTRYVKAVIDDLVPLLSGDHLILGKSTVPVGTAASLQKRAKKLLRTPPNRAPHHDETAENTDSPAAPATVEIAWNPEFLREGHAVEDTLRPDRIVLGVRAKNSRAEEVAREVYASALAEGTPFLVMDRPTAELVKVSANAFLATKISFINAVSEVCEITGGDVTALADAIGYDERIGRKFLGAGLGFGGGCLPKDIRAFMARAGELGADQALTFLREVDAINMRRREKMVELARRVLGGSLIGSNVTVLGAAFKPDSDDVRDSPALSVAGSLSLAGANVTVYDPKAMKNAKKIFPTLNYPNSLEEALRGADVVAVATEWKEFRELDPARALDLIGAGAPAEEGQQDRPAPAVIDGRNCLDRATWEAAGWRYLALGVG is encoded by the coding sequence ATGCAGATGACGGTTTTCGGTACTGGGTACCTTGGGGCCACCCATGCGGCATGCATGGCGGAGCTGGGCCACAACGTGTTGGGCGTGGACGTAGACGAGGCGAAAATCGCCTCCCTGACCAAGGGCGAGGTGCCCTTCTTCGAACCCGGCCTCCAGGACATCCTCACCCGCAACATCCAGGCCGGTCGCCTGCGCTTTACCACCGATTACCGGGAAGCCGCCGAGTTCGCCAACGTCCACTTCATCGGCGTGGGCACGCCCCAGAAGAAGGGCTCCAACGCCGCAGATACGCGCTACGTCAAGGCCGTCATCGACGACCTCGTTCCCCTCCTCAGCGGCGATCACCTCATCCTCGGTAAATCCACTGTGCCCGTCGGGACCGCGGCGTCCTTACAAAAAAGGGCCAAAAAACTCTTGCGGACGCCACCTAACCGCGCGCCGCACCACGACGAGACAGCAGAGAATACCGATTCGCCGGCCGCACCCGCCACGGTAGAGATTGCGTGGAACCCGGAGTTCCTCCGCGAGGGCCACGCGGTGGAGGACACGCTGCGCCCGGATCGCATCGTCCTGGGCGTGCGCGCGAAGAACAGCCGGGCGGAGGAGGTAGCCCGCGAGGTCTACGCCTCCGCACTGGCGGAAGGCACCCCCTTCCTGGTCATGGATCGCCCCACCGCGGAGCTTGTGAAAGTTTCTGCCAACGCCTTCTTGGCCACCAAGATCAGCTTTATCAACGCGGTCTCCGAGGTCTGCGAGATCACCGGCGGGGACGTCACCGCGCTGGCAGACGCGATCGGTTACGACGAGCGAATTGGCCGCAAGTTCCTGGGCGCCGGCCTGGGCTTCGGCGGCGGCTGTCTGCCCAAAGACATTCGGGCTTTCATGGCGCGGGCCGGCGAGCTCGGCGCGGATCAGGCGCTGACGTTCCTCCGAGAAGTGGATGCCATCAACATGCGCCGCCGCGAAAAGATGGTGGAGCTGGCCCGCCGCGTCCTCGGCGGTTCCCTCATCGGGTCCAACGTCACCGTGTTGGGGGCGGCCTTCAAGCCCGATTCGGACGACGTCCGCGATTCCCCCGCGCTCTCCGTGGCCGGTTCGCTATCCCTGGCCGGGGCGAACGTGACGGTCTACGACCCGAAGGCGATGAAGAACGCTAAGAAGATCTTCCCCACGCTGAACTACCCCAACTCCCTGGAAGAGGCCCTGCGCGGCGCGGATGTCGTCGCAGTGGCAACCGAGTGGAAAGAGTTCCGGGAGCTGGACCCCGCCCGCGCCCTCGACCTCATCGGGGCCGGAGCGCCGGCCGAGGAGGGGCAGCAGGACCGGCCCGCCCCGGCCGTCATCGACGGTCGCAACTGCCTGGACCGCGCCACCTGGGAAGCAGCGGGGTGGCGTTACCTGGCCCTCGGCGTGGGCTAG
- a CDS encoding pyridoxal phosphate-dependent aminotransferase has protein sequence MSTPKRPSELRTLDQSTKLQNVLYEIRGPVNAEAERMEADGHRVLKLNTGNPAVFGFEAPDVIMRDMIAALPNAQGYCTSKGIISARRAIYARYEVIADFPRFDVEDVYLGNGVSELITMTMQALLNDGDEVLIPSPDYPLWTASTSLSGGKPVHYLCDEEDNWYPSIEDIKAKITQRTKAIVVINPNNPTGAVYSKEILEQIVDVAREHSLLILADEIYDKILYDGANHISVATLCPDLLCVTYNGLSKAYRVAGYRSGWMVLTGPKRHAEGFIEGLDLLAGTRLCPNVPAQYGIQVAVSGKQSIDQLVLPGGRLLEQRNVAYEKLNEIPGVSCVKPMGALYAFPRLDPNVHEIHDDEKFMFDLLRAEKIHLVQGTGFNWPTPDHFRIVTLPWARDLADAIERLGNFLASYRQ, from the coding sequence ATGAGTACCCCCAAGCGCCCCAGTGAGCTGCGGACTTTGGATCAATCGACCAAGCTGCAGAACGTCCTCTACGAAATCCGCGGACCGGTGAACGCGGAGGCCGAGCGCATGGAGGCGGACGGCCACCGCGTGCTCAAGCTGAACACCGGCAACCCCGCAGTGTTCGGTTTCGAGGCCCCGGACGTGATCATGCGGGACATGATCGCTGCGCTCCCGAACGCGCAGGGTTATTGCACTTCGAAGGGCATCATCTCCGCCCGGCGCGCCATCTACGCCCGCTACGAGGTCATCGCTGACTTCCCCCGCTTCGATGTAGAGGACGTTTACCTCGGCAACGGCGTGTCCGAGCTGATCACCATGACGATGCAGGCGCTGCTCAACGACGGCGACGAGGTCCTCATCCCCTCCCCCGATTACCCGCTGTGGACGGCCTCTACGTCCCTGTCCGGCGGCAAACCGGTGCACTACCTGTGTGACGAGGAGGATAACTGGTATCCCTCCATCGAGGACATCAAGGCGAAGATCACCCAGCGCACGAAAGCCATTGTGGTGATCAACCCGAATAATCCGACGGGTGCTGTGTACTCGAAGGAGATTTTGGAGCAGATTGTCGACGTGGCCCGCGAGCACTCTCTGCTCATCCTCGCCGACGAGATCTACGACAAAATTTTGTATGACGGGGCCAATCACATCAGCGTGGCAACACTGTGCCCCGACCTGTTGTGCGTGACCTACAACGGACTGTCGAAGGCGTATCGCGTGGCCGGTTACCGCAGTGGCTGGATGGTGCTCACCGGCCCGAAGCGCCACGCGGAGGGGTTCATCGAGGGCCTGGACTTGCTGGCGGGGACGCGGTTGTGCCCGAACGTGCCCGCCCAGTACGGCATCCAGGTGGCCGTGTCCGGCAAGCAGTCCATCGACCAGTTGGTGCTGCCGGGCGGGCGGCTGCTGGAGCAGCGCAACGTGGCGTACGAGAAGTTGAACGAGATTCCGGGCGTGAGCTGCGTGAAGCCGATGGGCGCGCTGTATGCGTTCCCCCGGCTGGATCCGAATGTGCACGAGATCCACGACGACGAGAAATTCATGTTTGACCTGCTCCGGGCGGAGAAGATCCACCTGGTCCAGGGCACCGGTTTCAACTGGCCCACGCCGGACCACTTCCGCATCGTCACGCTGCCGTGGGCCCGTGATCTGGCCGACGCGATCGAGCGGCTGGGCAACTTCCTGGCCAGTTACCGGCAGTAG